The DNA window gaaaaactaaagtaaattgaaaagtttatgaacatatttaattaaataaattaaaaattatatatgttaataaataaataaataaaaagttattaataataactaaatatataCTTGGAAAAGTCAAGAGGCGGagatagattaaaatatttgattttgcaaCATTGATTATTTACTTGGTTGTATTCAGCACCtctgtttattaaaattaattttttatttaatcaaatagaCACATgcataaaattgattaaataaaatcaaatgaaaaaaaatatctcatatgGTTGCGCTTAttataaatactataaaaaaataaatatgttttataaatagagttcaattatataaacattaaaaaaattatagataaactaaaataatctttttcaaaaattgaatacatacaagatattttttttaaaaaaaacaactatttaaaatatgataaaaaaataaagagaaggagtattaatttaaatataaattaaaaaatattttaaaaaacatataaaaaagcacggtttttttttaaacaagaagcaaaattacaaaaaaaagaggtcAGGCCCACGCATAagcccaaatttttttttttaaaaaaaagtgcaatTTGGGTGGATGACtatcttttgaaaaacaatatacatataacatattgtttgattttcacTAAATTTTAACCACTATGGTGtctggaaaaataatatttgattttttaacctaaaaacttgtttttaacccATTTTTGATcaaaaacacctagaaaagAGACTAAACGTTATGACAACTCCATAAATGaccttaaaaaactaaaaaaaaaaacacaaaaaatcataaaaaaaatcttctcaggttaaatatgttttttagagaatttcaaggtgaaaaaaacctaaatagaacttctcttataaaataaaatacattgacaccaaaatcaacttttttgGTGGGCAGAATTGGTGTTGATattgattttctctttctacTGCTAGAATGTagtggtctctctctctctctctctcatatctTAAACTAgggattaataaataaaaaataaattttttataccaaaattgaattgcaaAAAATATGAAGGGATCAGATAGGTATAATTTGTAAAGTTCAAGGACTAAAGTAAACCTTTTGTGATAACTTTGAACTCATCActcattttcaatgttttttttcactttgatcatCTGTTCTTTTAATCTTGTCTTTAGCCaacaaatttgattcaattatcttttaatttggcctaaaaaattgaatcacacaaaaaaaaaactacaaaaaaaaacgGTTAATCCACAATAAATATGAGGTGATGAGCAATGTCAATGTAGAGTAAAACAACCACACCTTGTagtgttttttcataaatagtGTATATTCCCGCACTACATTGTGGAgaaccatcatttttttaaataagaaaacatgtCAAGGTTTCACGAATTTTTTCgtcatttttattaaacatgaaaatatgaaaagaaaaaattttgaggattaaaataaaaaaataaagacttgtGAAGAGTTAATCCATAACAAAATATGAGGTGGTGAACAATGTCGAGATACAATAAAATAGCCATACCTTTTAGTATTTTCTATAAACAAGTTTGTATGTCTGCGTTATGTTGCAAAGGACCAccatattttaaaacatgaaaaaaatatcaaggctTCATGAAAATTTTTGGTAATGTTATTAAACATGAAAACacaatcattttgatttatttttttccatcaagataaaattttctattaatatatCTCCTAGTTATcttagaaaacacaatatttttaactgaaatcattatttctctttattattgaagcaagttaacaaaaaatataaaaattaaatattcatattttatgtatgattaaaaactaaaaaaattataaatgtgataaaatcatattctaaatctatttaaaagatttaagaattaaaaaaaattaaattgaattttcataaacggatttattattagtattatccTTTTCATATAAGTTACataataattgataaaataattattaaaattcaaataaaaatttagttgtaTTTAAGAACCATATCAAAACTAAAGAACAAATAAATctggtaattattttttgaagtgaaagaaaaaaccaaaaaataaaaataaaaaagtagaaaaagatCAAGCCTAGTATCTGTACTTTAATATTAAGCCAGGTCAGCGCACTTgaccttgcttttttttttattattattatttgggaGGGACTGTCAGTCTCTtagttttttggaaaaaaaaaacacataaaacagtttatttgtttgaaatataattaaagcCGTTATTTATAGGATAATAGCCATATAATAAtgatatgtatttaattttgataaaaaaaaacctgtaatAAAAGCTTGTATTAAAAACAACcactttgatttttataaatatttaaatcatgCATAAAAGCTCGTCattaaattagtaaataaaacaagataattaagaaaaatattaaaattaagataatttaattcaCCAATCCACCATTGCACTAATGCAAAGCGAGACACTATTCACTCCACTCCACTCCActtcaacatcaacatcaagtTCGTTCCAAATCCATCTGTGAGAAAAAATCCATTTGTAAGAAAAGACAAGAGGAAGCATGAAGAAtatccaaaaattattttttaaaaaattattttaatattttctcaagtAAATCTGAGTTTAAGAAAAAGATTCAACGAAAACAAACACATTATTCCCTAATGAAAatacagtatatatatatgtaatgaTGCTAGATTTAGGATGTACTGCTACATAACACcatcaaacaaaaagagaaaaagaccAGCACTAGGCTACTAGCTAGTGTATACTAAACCTCAGACGGGAGGCCTGCTACGAAAGTCAGAGAGGACATAATCTCAGAACATCAGACACCATTACTGTTACTTGTGCTGCTGTTGCTATAAATGCTCCCTGTAACACCATCACCACTAGCATTGTTGCCTGCGTTGattggcctttttttttctgaggAGCCCTTACAGAGCTGAACAGGGTACTTGATGGCATTGATCTCCAGCTTTCTCATGGCAGCTTTACCAAGATCAACACCGCATACATCAGAGAGCCTAACAAGATACAACAACACATCTGATAGCTCCTCTCCAAGGTGCTCTTTCTCTTCACCTTTCCAATCAGGGAGCCCTCTTGGAACCTCTCCTTTCCACTGAAATATCTCAGACAATTCACCTACTTCTCCCACCTGAAACACgaacaaaacaacaacaaaatacaATCACACACCGAAATACTGAAACGAGACATGAGCCTGACAGAGAAACCTCCACCATTATTATCATTGCGCCTTCACATAAGAACTGTAGTTATAATCAAACAATGTGGGGTCTTGTTATGAAACATAATGTGGCCCAGAAGTGGTGCTTGTGATTGCCGTACTTGTGTGATGGAAAAAACATGCGGTTTCAAACAGTGGAAGCTGATGAAGTTCTAGCTTTTTGACGCCCAACttcatcaatttttcaaaattcacaTACAAGAAACCACTCAAGCAGCAAAACAGAAACATGGGCAAGTAAGAAAGCAGATAAAAAAGCTATTTAGCTTGACTTGGATCCGAGAAACCATTCAGAGAGCATAACTAGAAAATAGACAAGGAAGGGAGTGCAACGTACTACCCAGCTGACAAAAGTCCAGCACCATCaatgaataaaagaaagaaattaagcaGTTGCGTTTTAGACtttctggaaaaaaatcaaaaaacaaatggtCTAATGCAAGAAGAAACATGAAGAAAGGGTCAGTAAACCTTTTAtcctccctttctttcttcaacAAGCGATCAGATTCAGTGATTGTGTGTATTTTCCAgtcaattatttaatattttaaaggagCTAAATCATAAGACTTGACCAAAAAAGAGAATTGAAAGCCAAAGATCAATAGTAATATACAACATGAAAATGCATAAAATTAAGCAGCTTTTACACATACTGAGGCCTGACACACATAATTTTTTGTAGAAAGAAATGGGGTTTGTCACTTTGTTACAAGCTCTGATGGGACTACAGAAAAATCCtgatacaaaacaaaacaaagcataGATATTTGAGAAGGGTATATCAATATGGTATACTTTTTCTAGATTGTAGTTAGGGTTGGGAAGAGGAGCAACATACCAGGGCCAAAAGGAGATTTCTAGGACTATGAAACTGGTCCCAGTCTCTTTCCTTTGCAAAGTCAGCCATTTTCTTCTTGAGGTCTTCTAGGGAAACCCTCGCTTCCACTCCTGCCATCTTCCTTCCTTACTTACTTCCTTCCTCTGCAAGACCAAGAGAAACTAAGTCGCcctaaattaataataactagCAGGCAACCAAAAATTATGTAGTGAGCTGGGCTACCTGCTATGGCCCGTTCAATGGACTCCATATCCGATGTGGCCTGACTGGCACGTGTCGGGTAATGATTTCCATGGAGAAGCTAAAGATTTTGAGGGACCACCCGTTGTATTAGAGAAATATATTATTAGCACGGAGAAATTATGTtataaactgtttttttaatatattaaaataatatatttttttattttttagaatttattatcatatatctaaaaatatataaaaaaatgaattttaaacaaACAGTGTTTTAtaccaatttattaaaaaaatttgtgaataaaaaaatccttgaacttataataaaa is part of the Populus trichocarpa isolate Nisqually-1 chromosome 2, P.trichocarpa_v4.1, whole genome shotgun sequence genome and encodes:
- the LOC7488587 gene encoding uncharacterized protein LOC7488587 produces the protein MAGVEARVSLEDLKKKMADFAKERDWDQFHSPRNLLLALVGEVGELSEIFQWKGEVPRGLPDWKGEEKEHLGEELSDVLLYLVRLSDVCGVDLGKAAMRKLEINAIKYPVQLCKGSSEKKRPINAGNNASGDGVTGSIYSNSSTSNSNGV